One window of the Anomaloglossus baeobatrachus isolate aAnoBae1 chromosome 12, aAnoBae1.hap1, whole genome shotgun sequence genome contains the following:
- the LOC142257608 gene encoding CD48 antigen-like — MALGLQRSHERCSGIVTRIYQEMMYVEEMEGRSGGDYYFPPLSAKMRCLRVLCTAFITILYIRHTLCRDVCSGLVKISATEGENITLTINETEVKEISWILGGFHIVTTKPGKECNVKNRKLIERLQGTDQGSLKINDVHKEDQGEYSATVIKEKNIFCLQHFDVKVYSKLLNMDIEIKTVSASESCAVTCSVNYSDVTIFWSNTSEVIKNPTLKLNDIQPNITYTCVAENPANKISRSIEPWILCQKVAERANILANRAESHSIWIFIVVMIMGGHKVVLCE, encoded by the exons ATGGCTTTAGGTCTGCAGAGATCTCATGAGCGCTGCTCTGGAATTGTTACAAGAATTTACCAA GAAATGATGTATGTAGAGGAAATGGAAGGGAGAAGTGGGGGAG ATTATTATTTTCCACCACTTTCTGCGAAGATGAGATGTCTGCGAGTTCTCTGTACAGCCTTTATCACCATTCTGTATATTCGACACA CACTATGCCGTGATGTCTGCTCTGGCTTAGTTAAAATTTCTGCAACCGAAGGAGAAAATATAACTTTAACAATAAATGAGACAGAAGTGAAGGAAATCTCTTGGATATTGGGTGGATTTCATATCGTCACCACCAAACCGGGTAAAGAATGCAATGTTAAGAATCGCAAGTTGATTGAACGGTTGCAAGGTACAGACCAAGGATCCTTGAAGATAAATGATGTACATAAGGAGGACCAAGGAGAATATTCTGCAACTGTGATCAAGGAGAAGAATATTTTTTGTCTCCAGCACTTTGATGTCAAAGTATACT CAAAATTATTGAACATGGACATAGAAATTAAAACTGTTAGTGCAAGTGAGTCCTGTGCTGTGACCTGCAGTGTGAACTACTCAGATGTGACAATCTTCTGGAGCAATACAAGCGAAGTTATCAAAAATCCTAccctgaagttgaacgatattcagCCAAATATCACCTACACCTGTGTTGCTGAGAACCCTGCAAACAAAATATCCAGATCAATCGAGCCATGGATTTTATGTCAGAAAG TTGCAGAAAGGGCCAATATCCTGGCTAATCGGGCAGAATCACATTCCATCTGGATTTTCATAGTTGTGATGATTATGGGAGGTCATAAAGTGGTGCTTTGTGAATGA